Genomic window (Kosakonia sp. BYX6):
AAGAGAACGTGTTAAGCCAGTTTATTGCAGATATCAGCCCAGAGAATTCCGCGAAGCCGGTGCGCCCCCGCGAGAGCGCGCAACCCGAAGCACGCCTGAATTTCGATGGGAATGGGGATAAATCATGAGTCAAACACAACTTTATCCGGTCGTGATGGCCGGGGGCTCGGGCAGCCGTCTGTGGCCACTGTCTCGCGTGCTTTACCCTAAACAGTTTCTCTGCCTGAAGGGCGAGCTCACCATGCTGCAAACCACGGTTTGCCGCCTGAACGGTGTCGAGTGTGAAAGCCCGGTGGTGATTTGTAATGAACAGCACCGTTTTATCGTCGCAGAACAACTGCGCCAGCTGAATAAGCTGACTGAAAACATCATTCTTGAACCGGCGGGGCGTAACACCGCGCCGGCGATTGCGCTGGCGGCACTGGCCGTTAAACGCCACAACCCGGACAGCGATCCGCTGATGTTGGTGCTGGCGGCGGACCACGTTATCCAGAACGAAGACGCTTTCCGCGCCTCTGTGCGTGATGCCATGCCGTACGCGGAAGCGGGCAAATTGGTGACTTTCGGCATTGTGCCGGATCTGCCGGAAACCGGTTATGGCTATATCCGCCGTGGCGAAGTGACGGCCGGCCAGGTCGACGCGGTCGCCTTCGAAGTGGCGCAGTTCGTGGAAAAACCGAACCTGGAAACCGCGCAAGGTTATGTAGCGAGCGGTGAATATTACTGGAACAGCGGCATGTTCCTGTTCAGCGCAGGTCGCTACCTGGAAGAGTTGCAGAAATACCGTCCGGACATTCTTGAAGCCTGCGAAAAAGCGATGGAAGCCACCGACCCGGATATGGACTTTATCCGCGTTGATGAAGAAGCCTTCCTCGCCTGCCCGGAAGAGTCCATTGACTATGCCGTCATGGAAAGAACCGCCGATGCGGTCGTGGTGCCGATGGACGCAGGCTGGAGCGATGTCGGTTCCTGGTCTTCGCTGTGGGAAATCAGCCAGCACACGCCGGAGGGAAACGTCCATCACGGCGACGTTATCAGCCATAAAACCGAGAACAGCTATGTTTATGCGGAATCCGGGCTGGTGACGACGGTCGGCGTGAAAGATTTAGTGGTCGTGCAGACCAAAGATGCCGTGCTGATTGCCGATCGCAATTCGGTGCAGGACGTGAAGAAAGTGGTGGAGCAGATCAAAGCCGACGGGCGCCATGAGCACCATATTCACCGCGAAGTGTACCGTCCGTGGGGCAAATATGACTCCATCGACGCGGGCGACCGTTACCAGGTGAAACGCATCACCGTGAAACCGGGCGAAGGGCTGTCCGTGCAGATGCATCATCACCGTGCAGAACATTGGGTTGTTGTGGCGGGGACCGCGAAGGTCACCATCGACGATGACGTCAAGCTGCTCGGTGAAAACGAATCTATCTATATTCCGCTTGGCGCGCGCCACTGCCTGGAAAACCCAGGAAAAATTCCGCTCGACTTGATCGAGGTGCGCTCCGGCTCGTACCTGGAAGAGGACGACATTGTGCGGTTTGCGGATCGTTACGGGCGTATTTGACGCCCGTTGCCGAACAGCAGTGGCGGGTTCGGCCAGAAAAAATTTAACCCTAACAACAAAAATGGCCATATGCGGTCAAGGCTGACTGTTGCCTGAAGAAGAGGTAATGATGGAAAAATTAACCTGTTTTAAAGCTTACGATATTCGCGGAAAGCTGGGCGA
Coding sequences:
- the cpsB gene encoding mannose-1-phosphate guanyltransferase, with translation MSQTQLYPVVMAGGSGSRLWPLSRVLYPKQFLCLKGELTMLQTTVCRLNGVECESPVVICNEQHRFIVAEQLRQLNKLTENIILEPAGRNTAPAIALAALAVKRHNPDSDPLMLVLAADHVIQNEDAFRASVRDAMPYAEAGKLVTFGIVPDLPETGYGYIRRGEVTAGQVDAVAFEVAQFVEKPNLETAQGYVASGEYYWNSGMFLFSAGRYLEELQKYRPDILEACEKAMEATDPDMDFIRVDEEAFLACPEESIDYAVMERTADAVVVPMDAGWSDVGSWSSLWEISQHTPEGNVHHGDVISHKTENSYVYAESGLVTTVGVKDLVVVQTKDAVLIADRNSVQDVKKVVEQIKADGRHEHHIHREVYRPWGKYDSIDAGDRYQVKRITVKPGEGLSVQMHHHRAEHWVVVAGTAKVTIDDDVKLLGENESIYIPLGARHCLENPGKIPLDLIEVRSGSYLEEDDIVRFADRYGRI